The DNA segment CAGTGgtacagaaaagaaatcattGCCTGTAAGGAGTTTACATCACTACAGGCGCAGTCTCATCACTTGGCACTGCTATAAGTCTATGCCTTCTAaacaaattttgtttttctcatgtgTTGAAGTTTTTCCTAAAGCTCTGAAGTCAGAGATGCCCTCAAGACAGCAGACCTACCTGAGGCAAGCTCTGGAACTTTAAGATTTCCAGGACATTTAAAAATTCAGCTTGGTATTAACAGTGCCTTCCTCACTACATTTCATATGTAAAGCTCTTACAAGGTTCATTCTCACAGCAACattcaaactgttttcagatACACATATGGCAACTCATGTCTATTTATCCAAAAGCAATCACATTATGTATTCccacttcctttttatttactgaaagtagtgatagatttctttttttatttattataatcCCTTAGTATAATTTAAAACTGGTAACATACCAAGCACATTCTTTGCACAactcactgacttcagtgttaACACCAAAACCTTTAATTCCAACAGGGCTACAGAGCCTTACAGAGATAAATAGAACTATTATATTATTTCTTGACCAAATTCCTGGTTATTTATGGGAATTGGTCTGCCTTTTTTACTTCCCAAGCACTCCAAAATAAGCTCAGAGAATTCAATACCTTACAGCACCAGACAAAAGTTTCTCAActcaattattttttgtttattttagcacatttctgaaaatataatCATTGTAAGACTTTCTTGGAAGCACGTCTGCTATTAATTATATCCACTAAAGCTACTACTGGCATGAAAAAATACAGGTCAGCATGTGGATAGAAAAGGGAAATTGCAATTTAAACAATGGAACACAGTACACTGAAGGGGTGGGTGAACTGACTGTGAGAAAGGTGTCTTGGCATCTACTGCTTTGCAGAAACAATCCCATCAAAGGGGGGTAATCATCATCAGCTACATTTGCCTTGTAGCCACAGAATCTGCCAGTTAGTTCACAGAGAATGATGCATTTGCCAAATGGCACCACCATTGGGTTAATCTGGTCACAGAGAAAGGGCTTGATCAGCCTCAACTGGACCATGATCCACTTGACTGCAGGTGTAACTTGCAGTGGTAATTTTCTCAGTAGTGATGTCGCTGGTTTCTTAGGGCAGAATTCTCAGCTGTAATCTCAGTATCTATGTAAGAGAGCAAAGGCTATGATAATGAGTAGATCAAATAGCAGTAACATGTAGCTGGGACAGGGCAAATGTTGCCAGACCTTGATGTTGCAGAACAGATTGGTTATTGTCAGATCTCCTTGGGCACTTTCACAACCAAAGGATGAGATAAGAAATCTTGAAATCTTTTTATTGTGGTTCTCCCTGTCCTATGGATAGCATGATGTTCCGAAGTGCCAAACAACATGTATTCTAGATTTGGCAGAGTCTGAAAGCCAGGAAGCTTTGCATTACAGTGACATGTGTGATCAGAATGGTGTACATTTCTTTGTGCCAGCTGTATTTGCTTgactttttaacttttttaaacaTGTCAAAAATAGCTGATGTCACTGAGGCATCTGTACCAACTGAGGCAGCAAGAGTAATTCACAGCATGAATTCAAGCTACTGGGAGGTGTCACATTGCACATCTTGACAGAGGCTTTATTTGTTGCATTTAACTAGATATTCCAAACTTGATAGAATTATTAAGAACCTAAATCTTGAAATTACCCACAGCTCTGTGGAAATGAATCAGCTTATTAATGCAAACATATAATAGAAGGTGAGCAAAGACAGAGAAATATCAAATCTCTAAAAGTTAATAAGAGAGTCAAAGGGTGACCTTGCTCACAAGATGCTGCCTGCAATCCATGTTCTGGGTTCATTTCCTGCCTCCACTTCATACTTCCGGTGTGGGCTCTGCCTGTGCCTTGCTTGCCTATTAAGGAGACAGTACATCTGCAATAAGGCTTGTCTCCCAGCAAGAGCATGTCAAACACTTAACAGCAGCATTCTGCAGTTAACAGAAAAGTCAGTGCTGCACAATGCAAATAATGAGCAACCACCTACACCACAACATAGGCCATATTTTTGTAATGAGAggcatcttttctttctgaatgtaTCTGCACTGCCCAGAGCCTTGGGGCATGTATATTTATCTACATAAAAGGactttgtttagtttttttttaatgtttgtgcttttgtttggtGGAGTTTGGGTGTTTGTCGTTTTTGGGGgggcatgttttgttttgggttttttttaacaccaACTTGTTTCACTTTATCTGTGTTTGAGACAGTGCAACTTGGGTTTGGCTGACAGCTGTCAGGCTCCTGCAGCCAGCAATAAACACTACTCTGCtatcaatttttttattttagtttttaaagttATGCACTATTTTTGAGGGAAGACTGACTATTTGTACATTCTGAAAAGATTTCATGTAAACATTACTTATAGCATATTACTTGCTTCCTAAAATCATTAATAAGGAAATCATTCTTGCAGAACACGCAAGCCCTGGCAAACCAAACAGGTGCCCCATAAAGGAGATTTCATACCATTGCCATACACTTAATGCTgtctggaaatatttttcatacacTAAGATTTTAGCTGTTGGTAACATAAATTTTCAGTaactgaaaagacaaaataaatgttcattCCCCCTTGCACCCTTCTTAAACTTTTCTGCAGTTACTAATGTGCAACAAATTAACATGTGTCTggattttcacatcttttttttcctcagtagtAGTTAAAAACTCTAGTTCCAAACAGATGGAGAGCTAGGTAACTTCTGAATATTTAAGGTATTTGTGGTACAACATAACACTAGATTGTGTGTCTTAGTCTCTCTGTGATGTAAAAATTGTTTCAAATGATTAAGCTTAATGTATAGAAAAAAGTTCTAGTGATTCATATCAGAGATCGAAATGAGTACCTAATCTGTATTCACTTATTTTTGTAATGCATTAGACTTCGCATTTACAGGATGAACTAGTATTCAGAGTGCTTAAGAGTGTTTTCTGAGCGATCTGAATAACTTTGTTCACTAGATATATCACATatttagggaaagaaaataacctgCTAATCCTGAATTTGTATGCTGTTTTGAGTCTACATTATATTTTCATGACATGTGTTCACTAACCAGTCTTATTTTAATTTGGAACCTTGTAACTGAAAGAAGTGTTAGATTTCATTTATGTCGAAAAGAATTAGACAGTGTTCAGCCAATTCCTAACATTCTCACTGCTGTTTTACTCTGCAAAGTGTATATTAAAGTAACAagtaccatagaatcatagaatggttagggttggaaaggaccttaagatcatatagttcccactcccctgccatgggcaaggatgccAATGATTGAGATTGTTTAGGAAGACACTTGAAGAtggcttatttttaaattcaaaaacATTGACACATTGTGTTATacacaatgaaaagaaagagcttgacattttatttaaatttttttaaaataaaatccctgtcatgaataatattttcttcctcttttctcctcctaGGAGTGaacttcatattttcttcttgaagctAGGTTACAGCTCAGAAGATCAAGATGATCCCAAATTATTCTACTGAAGAAACCATTAAAAGAATCCATGTTGACTGTCCCGTTTCAGGAAGGCACAGTTATATCTACATTATGGTTCCAACTGTTTACAGCATCATCTTTATTATAGGCATATTTGGGAATAGCCTGGTCGTTATTGTTATTTACTGctacatgaaattaaaaacagtaGCCAGCATCTTTCTTCTAAACCTGGCACTGGCTGACTTGTGTTTTCTAATAACTCTGCCACTCTGGGCAGCTTACACGGCCATGGAATACCAGTGGCCTTTTGGCAACTGTTTATGCAAGTTAGCATCAGCTGGGATAAGTTTCAACCTGTATGCCAGTGTGTTCCTCCTCACATGCCTTAGTATTGACCGATACCTGGCCATAGTACATCCAGTGAAGTCCCGAATTCGACGTACCATGTTTGTTGCCAGAATGACTTGCATTGCCATCTGGCTTCTCGCTGGTGTGGCCAGTTTGCCTGTCATCATTCACCGTAATATATTCTTCGCTGAGAACTTGAACATGACAGTCTGCGGTTTTCGGTATGACAACAACAACACAACACTCCGGGTTGGGTTAGGCTTATCCAAAAACTTGCTGGGCTTTTTGATTCCTTTTCTGATCATATTAACAAGCTACACCTTGATTTGGAAGACCCTGAAGAAGGCATATCAAATTCAAAAAAATAAGACTAGAAATGATGACATTTTTAAGATGATTGTGGCaatagtatttttcttcttcttttcctggaTTCCTCATCAAGTGTTCACTTTTCTGGATGTATTAATTCAATTACATGTAATAACAGACTGCAAAATCACTGATATTGTGGATACGGCTATGCCCTTCACCATTTGCATCGCTTACTTTAACAACTGCTTGAatccttttttttatgttttttttggaaaaaactttaaaaaatacttccttCAGCTAATAAAATACATTCCACCAAATGTCAGCACGCATCCAAGCCTAACAACAAAAATGAGCTCCCTCTCATATCGGCCACCAGAAAATATACGCTTGCACACTAAAAAGACTGCTGGGTCTTTTGACACTGAGTGATACGTCTTGCAATATGCTGTTTTTGAACAACCTGGTGAACGAAACAGCAAGAATGACAAAATTCATCTGCAGTCCTGAACATCACAGCTTACTGCTCATTGTGGAAACATTAGATCACCTCAGGGAAATCATACTGTAGAGATTTAGCAGTGGACTGCTGggttctcattttctttttctttactgaaagcAACATTAATGGTGGAAAGGCACGTTAGAGTTTCTGCCAGCATCCTGCCATTTACTCAGAACTACAGACAAAGGGTTGAGAAAACTCCTAACTTAAGTTCAGAggtcttttttaaaggaaaggcTTGTATAAATTACATGAATTATGAAGGACCTGTTTTGCACAGAGGTGAGCTATTCTGAATTTTGTTCAAGGAGCTGATGGAGCTACACTGcttgttttgttgatttttggttttgtttttgtttttcttatgacATGTCCTATTGtcatatttataatatattttcaaatatatgttACATAGAGAGGCCAAATTTTAAACTCGAAAGGAAATTTAAGGTCCTTGAAATTAGTCTCATTCTGATTTATGCtactattttaaattttaaaatggcaaattttttcataatatatgcaataaaatgcagatttatttattaaatatagataaaatatatttttaaacctATATTCCTACTTGGTTCTCAACAATTGCTTCATAAACGTACATCTATATCCCAGTGGGTATTTTTATAGCAGTATGAaagtatatatacacacacacacaaaaaaaaaaaaaaaaaaagaacatcacTTCTGGAGGTGGTTGACTCCATAGTCTTAGACTAAAAGtaaaattctgtatttgaaaaggATTTCTGGGACAAAGGtgatcagaaaacaaaactggttttgtgtaATAACCAGTGCACTCAGCGAGAgaaattcagtttttcaaatTCCTGGACATTGAATAAACTCACATTCTGATAAGCAAAAATGTGACAATGCTTGTATTACAGTTTAACTAATAATGCTTTTAGTCACATCACAAAACACTTGAGACCGAACTTTACTCTTGGTTTCTAAAGAATTTCTCTCCATTTATATAAACTAAGCCTAGACTATTTCTCCCTCTAGaacttttttttatgtatagGAACAAATTCATACTTATACTAGCATAAGTCAGAACAAAGGTCTGGATCAAACTTTCCATACAAATGGAGGAAAGGCAATAAACACTGTAGGAAGTTTGAATTAATAATATCTCTCGTCCTTTTTGTCTCAGATAAATTAACTCCAGAGTCTTGATTCATATTCGTTTATTGTCTTTAAAGATAAACGAGTTCATAAATACTTTCTGACataacaaaactgaagaaaaatcccaaaactTTATGTATCATGAATATAACTACATGACCCTTCACAAGTTGCAATATTTATGATCTTCAAAATTACACATCTAATGCACCTTTGTCTGAAGTACCAAGTGGCTGGATTATCCATGTTGTCCAATTATCAGTCTCTTGCATATGCACaagtattttgaattatttttatactttagaaaattatttaaagaaaaccaacaaaaacttATGtaatttaatactttttaagaaaaaaaatgggactACAGCCAGATCTGGGAATCTTGTgcctcttctgctttttcattcactttttttaagacaaatttcttcagttttgcctTTGTTCTTCCAGCTGCAAAATGGGAACAATTTCTACTTACATGTCACAAGGTACTGGGAGGAACCACTAAAATTTCTAAAGctgcacatttaaaaaaaaaaaattctttcattaATGATTTAAGTTAATTTAATTGCAAGCTAGTATCTCTAAATTTGAAACCTGTGTCATTTAAAGACAGGGTTAAATTATTATATAGAATAATTTATATGTAGCCTGTATCTATCCTTATAAGTGAGACAGCCATTGGTTAAAAATGAATATGGCACTAACCCCATGCATTATAAATAGCACCCAGAACAGTACCACTGCCTCACCACTTGGTAAGCTGATGAAGTACTGACAGAGCTTGCCATTTATCTGTATGATATTTTGGTCATGTACAcatgctgagcagcaccaggaaCTTCCCctggcagaagcagctctgtcTCAGACATAATTCAGTGTGCTGTGCTTGCCACCTGCTGGATGCAGCCACAATATGTTTTTCATCTCAAAAGTTGTTACAGGAAGAGACAGCAGTATTTCCCTGTCTCCTGATGGATCTGGAGATCCTTGCCTGTGGGCAAATTCATgtagaaacaaaatacaaacttgTCCATCTGGAAAGCAGTTAACTTCCTTGACAGGGGTTAAACAAGTGTTTCCTCatcattttctcatccttttggTCACCAAAATCCAGTGTCCCCAGTGATAACAAAAGGTAGCTCATTTGCAAAACATTGATTGCATTACTACAAGAGCCAtcccaaaaagaaaaatatatatgtataaaaaaaatcaaaatcaaagcaTATTTGCATGAGTGATAACTGAGAAATACTTAGTTGAAAGGACACATTTATcaccaagaagaaaaataagcagaatCAGTAGTTACTCTGAACaataaaaatgacagaagaGAAGCCATTGGCTAATGATTTTGTTCATTTCAGGCTTGATCCTGCATTTTTaagagcctgtgctgctggtgtcaCCTGTGCATACCTGGGTCACTGGGAAAAGCACAAGCATGCACATTTGGCTGTGTTGCTGCAGGAAAGGTAGGAAGGACTTGTGGTAGGAAGGTCTCCTTTGAAGGCAAGATTGACCTTGAATTGATAAGCGAAGAAAGTGGAGGGCAAAGCTGCCATTAAATAATAGTAGGAAATTTTTGTTCCTCTAAAGGATAGGAAAATGGTCATCAGCTGACCAAATATACTGAATCCTGGtttccttaaaggaaaaaagaataggCATATCAATAGATACAGAGATGAAACCCTCCAGCAACTATAACcgggcagcagcagagagtaAACTTTTGGAGCACAGAGTTACTGCGTACAGCCACATCCTGCAGTTTCAGGCATCCCCATAAAGCCCCAAACTGAGAGCTAACTGGAAAGTCCCAATTTTCCTTGGCACATCCACACCATTTCCATCATGCACCTAGCTGCAGCAAGTACAGGTCTTTAGAAATACCTTGATGCTGAGCCTTAAGCTTCCCTGACTATACATGCTGAAAATACCATGTTGGAAAGCTATGCATGGGGcattcaaagcagcagcatgacaGAGCGCACAATCTGGCCTTTGTTGTAGACCTTTGACTCTATGGCCCCAGTGAGGGTCAGGTAAGAGATGGCTAGGACATTCGTTGGTGTAAGAACCTACTCCTTGCAAACAGAGGACAGAATAAGATTTGGCTCTGTATGACTGCCATTTGGGGGGAACTGTGGGCTAAGCCCTCTTAATTAAAGATCAAAATAAGAGCTaggtatatatatttaagaacAAGCTCCCACTATCTTAAAGAACACAAAGTTAAGATACAATAGtatgctgttatttttaaaaggagcatccaaaatacttttcattat comes from the Melopsittacus undulatus isolate bMelUnd1 chromosome 6, bMelUnd1.mat.Z, whole genome shotgun sequence genome and includes:
- the AGTR1 gene encoding type-1 angiotensin II receptor is translated as MIPNYSTEETIKRIHVDCPVSGRHSYIYIMVPTVYSIIFIIGIFGNSLVVIVIYCYMKLKTVASIFLLNLALADLCFLITLPLWAAYTAMEYQWPFGNCLCKLASAGISFNLYASVFLLTCLSIDRYLAIVHPVKSRIRRTMFVARMTCIAIWLLAGVASLPVIIHRNIFFAENLNMTVCGFRYDNNNTTLRVGLGLSKNLLGFLIPFLIILTSYTLIWKTLKKAYQIQKNKTRNDDIFKMIVAIVFFFFFSWIPHQVFTFLDVLIQLHVITDCKITDIVDTAMPFTICIAYFNNCLNPFFYVFFGKNFKKYFLQLIKYIPPNVSTHPSLTTKMSSLSYRPPENIRLHTKKTAGSFDTE